The Pirellulimonas nuda genome includes a region encoding these proteins:
- a CDS encoding IS630 family transposase, translating to MRVAVAITLTDDERKTLMKWSRGRSTPMRLVKRAQVVLLAAAGKTNLEISHEVGMARRPVGVWRKRFAEGRLAAIEKDAPRPGRPSPERDSLTRRILEATTQTKPKHATHWSTRSLAAELGVSDARVARVWRAHGLQPHRVKTFKVSNDPDFAEKVHDVVGLYLNPPEHAIVLSVDEKTQVQALDRTQRGLPIHPGRCGTMTHDYKRHGTTTLFAALNVAEGVVIDKCMKRHRHQEWIAFLKEIDARTPAGLDLHLIADNYATHKHPKVQSWLKRHPRFHMHFIPTSSSWLNLVERFFAELTNKRLRRGTFRSVPQLIKAIKQYVEDHNNHAKGLRWTATAEEILAKVRRARATLDKVTSD from the coding sequence ATGCGGGTAGCGGTTGCGATCACGTTGACGGACGACGAGCGAAAGACACTGATGAAGTGGAGCCGCGGGCGCAGCACGCCGATGCGGCTGGTGAAGCGGGCCCAGGTGGTGCTGCTGGCCGCGGCCGGGAAGACCAACTTGGAGATCTCTCACGAGGTCGGCATGGCGCGTCGGCCGGTTGGGGTGTGGCGGAAGCGGTTCGCAGAGGGTCGGCTGGCGGCGATCGAGAAGGACGCCCCGCGGCCCGGCCGCCCCAGCCCCGAGCGTGACTCGCTGACGCGGCGGATCCTCGAAGCCACGACCCAGACCAAACCGAAGCACGCCACGCACTGGAGCACCCGCTCGCTCGCGGCGGAGCTGGGGGTGAGCGACGCGCGGGTCGCCCGCGTGTGGCGGGCGCACGGCCTGCAGCCGCACCGGGTCAAGACCTTTAAGGTGTCGAACGACCCTGACTTCGCCGAGAAGGTGCACGACGTGGTCGGCTTGTACCTCAACCCGCCGGAGCACGCGATCGTGCTGTCGGTCGACGAGAAGACGCAGGTCCAGGCGCTCGACCGGACGCAGAGGGGGCTGCCGATCCACCCCGGCCGCTGCGGGACAATGACACACGACTACAAGCGGCACGGCACGACGACACTGTTCGCGGCGCTGAACGTCGCCGAAGGAGTCGTGATCGACAAGTGCATGAAGCGGCATCGTCATCAGGAGTGGATCGCCTTCCTCAAGGAGATCGACGCGCGGACCCCGGCGGGGCTCGATCTGCACCTGATCGCCGACAATTACGCGACGCACAAGCACCCCAAGGTACAAAGCTGGTTGAAGCGTCACCCGCGATTCCACATGCACTTCATCCCCACCAGCAGCAGCTGGCTGAACCTGGTTGAGAGGTTCTTCGCCGAGCTGACCAACAAGCGGCTCCGCCGCGGCACATTCCGCAGCGTGCCTCAGTTGATCAAAGCGATCAAGCAGTACGTCGAAGATCACAACAACCACGCGAAGGGCCTGAGATGGACGGCGACCGCAGAGGAGATCCTCGCCAAAGTACGACGCGCCAGGGCTACGCTCGATAAGGTCACGTCTGATTGA
- a CDS encoding Gfo/Idh/MocA family oxidoreductase: MNQSTLVRSRRQFLQSTAILGASTALASYSKPLRAAAPSRRLPSSERVNLAAVGIGNRGASDLQSLVKTGLCNVVALCDVDLDGAHTQGQQKAHPDVKRFTDFRRMFDQMAGEIDAVLIATADHSHFAIASLAMSLGKHVYVEKPLAHTFGQCQRLIDLAERTKVVTQMGNQGHSEGNYFQFKAWTEAGVIKDVTRITAHMTLRRRWHGWGEAIAGFPTEPLPRGLHWDTWIATAPAHPFSRKLHPAEWRSWFDYGSGAFGDWGPHILDTSHRFLELGLPDKITAVKREGANQFVYPQASTIRFDFPRRGDRPACKVTWYDGTNNKPEIESEYIETVTDKKTGKTATRRADVARPGKVIYGKDLTFKGGSHGATLSLLGKAGEPASDLRLPEFTRDHSNHYENFLLACKGEEESRSPFSVSGPLTQVFNLGVIAQRLGGELVFDRELRRITNNEVAQALLDPPPRKGWESL; encoded by the coding sequence ATGAACCAATCCACCCTGGTCCGGTCACGACGTCAATTCCTTCAGTCAACCGCGATACTCGGGGCTTCCACCGCACTGGCGTCCTATTCAAAGCCTCTCCGCGCGGCGGCGCCAAGTCGCAGATTGCCATCGAGCGAACGGGTGAACTTGGCCGCAGTTGGTATTGGGAATCGTGGTGCATCGGATCTCCAGTCGCTGGTCAAGACAGGGCTCTGCAACGTCGTTGCACTCTGTGACGTGGACCTCGACGGCGCCCATACGCAGGGCCAGCAAAAGGCCCATCCGGACGTAAAGCGTTTCACCGACTTCAGGAGAATGTTCGATCAGATGGCCGGTGAGATCGACGCCGTGTTGATTGCGACCGCGGACCATTCCCACTTCGCGATCGCCTCGCTCGCCATGTCGCTCGGGAAACATGTCTATGTCGAAAAGCCCCTTGCACACACATTCGGCCAATGCCAACGGCTGATCGACTTGGCTGAGCGAACCAAGGTGGTTACCCAAATGGGCAACCAGGGACATTCAGAAGGGAATTACTTTCAATTCAAGGCATGGACCGAAGCTGGCGTGATCAAGGACGTTACTCGCATCACCGCACATATGACCTTGAGGCGCCGCTGGCACGGTTGGGGGGAGGCGATTGCCGGATTTCCAACCGAGCCGCTTCCGCGAGGCCTGCACTGGGACACCTGGATCGCGACCGCGCCCGCGCACCCGTTCAGTCGAAAACTGCACCCTGCAGAGTGGCGGTCTTGGTTTGATTACGGGAGCGGGGCATTCGGCGACTGGGGGCCTCACATCCTCGACACGAGTCATCGTTTCCTAGAACTCGGCTTGCCGGATAAGATCACGGCGGTCAAACGGGAAGGTGCGAACCAGTTCGTGTACCCACAGGCGTCTACGATTCGCTTTGATTTTCCCCGGCGCGGCGACAGGCCGGCATGCAAAGTCACCTGGTACGACGGCACAAACAACAAGCCGGAGATCGAGTCCGAGTATATCGAGACGGTTACGGACAAGAAGACCGGAAAGACGGCCACCCGGCGCGCCGATGTCGCGCGTCCCGGAAAGGTGATTTACGGCAAGGACTTGACGTTCAAGGGTGGCAGCCACGGTGCGACTCTGTCCTTGCTTGGCAAGGCAGGTGAACCCGCAAGCGACCTGAGGCTGCCAGAATTCACGCGGGACCACTCCAACCACTATGAGAATTTCCTGTTGGCTTGTAAGGGTGAAGAGGAGTCGCGATCGCCGTTCAGCGTTAGCGGCCCGCTGACGCAGGTCTTCAATCTGGGCGTGATCGCACAACGGCTCGGGGGTGAACTCGTGTTTGATCGTGAACTGAGACGGATCACCAACAACGAAGTTGCCCAGGCATTACTCGACCCGCCGCCTCGCAAGGGCTGGGAGTCGCTCTAG
- a CDS encoding substrate-binding domain-containing protein produces the protein MDLVREKGIGDAIIPLTTVRQPLSEIADLAMSAMQYRLAHPQSTPGAFLAKPKLMIRRSSEGLVHADVLDNRDAPNA, from the coding sequence GTGGATCTCGTTCGCGAAAAGGGCATTGGCGACGCCATCATCCCGCTTACCACCGTGAGGCAGCCGCTCTCGGAGATCGCCGACCTAGCGATGAGCGCCATGCAGTACCGGCTCGCGCACCCGCAGTCGACTCCGGGGGCGTTTCTCGCGAAGCCGAAGCTGATGATAAGGAGGTCCTCCGAAGGATTGGTGCACGCCGATGTGCTCGACAACCGCGACGCCCCCAACGCGTAG
- a CDS encoding nucleoside deaminase, with the protein MNTPDDATHRERMAALLKFTSTSLATDYPSPFGASIYDLQSGEFVAQAYDTVIERCDPTDHAEMNAVRLATRKLRRLSLAGHILYSTCEPCPMCMSACIWAELDVVVFGASTLEDANRYWPQASDLTPEELAGRMRRSPKCVVVPHVERSGCQALFARCDQARRDRRLELPPHR; encoded by the coding sequence ATGAACACGCCCGACGACGCAACGCACCGCGAGCGGATGGCGGCGCTGCTGAAGTTCACGTCGACCTCGCTCGCCACCGATTATCCCTCCCCCTTTGGGGCGTCGATCTACGACCTCCAGAGCGGTGAGTTCGTCGCCCAGGCCTACGACACCGTCATCGAGCGCTGCGACCCGACCGACCACGCCGAGATGAACGCCGTCCGCTTGGCGACCCGCAAGCTCCGGCGGCTCTCGCTCGCCGGCCACATCCTTTACAGCACGTGCGAGCCCTGCCCGATGTGCATGTCGGCCTGCATCTGGGCCGAGCTTGACGTGGTGGTGTTTGGGGCGTCGACCCTGGAGGACGCCAACCGCTACTGGCCCCAGGCGTCGGACCTGACCCCCGAGGAGCTGGCGGGCCGCATGCGCCGCTCCCCGAAGTGCGTGGTCGTCCCCCACGTCGAGCGCTCCGGCTGCCAAGCGTTGTTCGCGCGGTGCGACCAGGCCCGCCGGGACCGGCGGCTCGAGCTCCCGCCGCACCGCTGA
- the phnX gene encoding phosphonoacetaldehyde hydrolase: MIIVPQPSLADAPRRVEAVVLDWAGTTVDFGSRAPILAILEALEQAGVPVTEQEARRPMGRAKRDHLQALVGQPAVAQRWRRAHGRDANEADIDRLYERFLVRQPESIVGCSGLIPGCREAVDACRAQGIKIGSSTGYTRGLLAPVAERARFEGYAPDVMLTADDVGPGRPAPWLCMENAKRLGVYPMQAVVKVDDTPAGVAAGRNAGAWSVGVVASGNEVGLSREAYQRLGDPQREPLLEAARRRLAKAGAQLLIDTIAELPEAIAWVNDRLANPGRPIGPEAAAAAS; encoded by the coding sequence ATGATCATCGTTCCCCAACCCTCGCTGGCGGACGCGCCGCGGCGCGTGGAGGCCGTCGTGCTGGACTGGGCCGGCACGACCGTCGACTTCGGCAGCCGCGCCCCGATCCTTGCGATCCTGGAGGCACTGGAGCAGGCCGGCGTGCCGGTGACCGAGCAGGAGGCCCGCCGGCCGATGGGGCGCGCCAAACGCGACCACCTGCAGGCGCTGGTCGGGCAACCCGCGGTCGCCCAGCGCTGGCGCCGGGCCCACGGCCGCGACGCGAACGAGGCCGATATCGACCGGCTCTACGAGCGGTTCCTCGTCCGCCAGCCCGAGAGCATCGTTGGGTGTTCTGGGTTGATTCCGGGGTGCCGGGAAGCGGTCGACGCCTGCCGGGCCCAGGGGATCAAGATCGGCTCCAGCACCGGCTACACCCGCGGCCTGCTGGCGCCGGTGGCCGAGCGCGCAAGGTTCGAGGGGTACGCCCCCGACGTGATGCTGACGGCCGACGACGTCGGGCCGGGACGCCCGGCGCCCTGGCTGTGCATGGAGAACGCCAAGCGGCTGGGGGTCTACCCGATGCAAGCCGTGGTGAAGGTGGACGACACGCCGGCCGGCGTCGCGGCCGGTCGCAACGCCGGGGCTTGGAGCGTCGGGGTAGTCGCCTCGGGCAACGAGGTCGGCTTGAGCCGCGAGGCCTACCAGCGGCTGGGCGACCCCCAGCGCGAGCCGCTGCTCGAGGCCGCGCGTCGGCGCCTGGCCAAAGCCGGCGCGCAGCTGCTGATCGACACCATCGCCGAACTGCCCGAGGCGATCGCGTGGGTCAACGACCGGCTCGCAAACCCCGGTCGGCCCATTGGTCCTGAGGCCGCTGCCGCGGCCTCCTAG
- a CDS encoding TIGR03364 family FAD-dependent oxidoreductase, translating into MGERVAVIGAGIVGVAHAWREAVRGASVTLFERGGRAEGASVRNFGMIWPIGQPAQRLETALLSRSLWSEFVGETGVWSGPSGSLHVATRRDEWRVLSEFAELAPRWGYACRLLSAERVRALCPAVRSEGLRGGLFSDTEMGVDPREALAVAPRWLAERHGVVFEPETTIVEVDLPRVRSSTGRRWEFDRVTVASGADFQTLYPDVFAAHRLGRCKLQMMRTAPQPAGWRMGPMIASGLTLRHYPTFEACPGLPALRQRIAAETPELDRYGIHVMAAQNGQGEVVLGDSHEYGAAIDPFDKEEITRLMLRELNALIDLPDWSLAARWHGVYAVQPSGDVQFVHQPAEGVAIVIATGGCGMTLSFGLAEQMAQRRDPASWAQYASAAHTR; encoded by the coding sequence ATGGGCGAAAGAGTCGCAGTGATCGGCGCGGGGATCGTCGGGGTCGCGCACGCCTGGCGTGAGGCGGTCCGCGGCGCCAGCGTAACGCTGTTCGAACGCGGCGGCCGCGCCGAAGGGGCGTCGGTCCGCAACTTCGGCATGATCTGGCCGATCGGGCAGCCGGCCCAGCGGCTGGAGACCGCCCTGCTGAGCCGTTCTTTGTGGAGCGAGTTCGTTGGAGAGACCGGCGTTTGGAGCGGCCCGTCGGGGTCGCTGCACGTCGCCACGCGTCGCGACGAATGGCGAGTGCTCTCGGAGTTTGCGGAACTGGCGCCGCGGTGGGGGTACGCGTGCCGGTTGCTCAGCGCAGAGCGGGTGCGAGCGCTCTGCCCGGCCGTGCGGTCCGAGGGCCTGCGGGGCGGACTCTTCAGCGACACCGAGATGGGGGTCGACCCACGCGAGGCGCTGGCCGTCGCCCCCCGCTGGCTCGCCGAGCGGCACGGCGTGGTGTTCGAACCAGAGACGACCATCGTTGAGGTCGATCTCCCCCGGGTGCGGTCGTCCACCGGCCGCAGGTGGGAGTTCGACCGGGTGACCGTCGCCAGCGGCGCCGACTTCCAGACGCTCTACCCCGACGTGTTCGCCGCCCACCGGCTGGGCCGCTGCAAGCTGCAGATGATGCGGACCGCTCCCCAGCCCGCGGGTTGGCGGATGGGCCCGATGATCGCGAGCGGGTTGACGCTCCGCCACTACCCGACCTTCGAGGCCTGCCCCGGCCTGCCCGCGCTCCGCCAGCGGATCGCCGCCGAGACGCCGGAGCTCGACCGCTACGGCATCCACGTCATGGCGGCGCAGAACGGGCAGGGAGAGGTGGTGCTGGGAGACTCGCACGAGTACGGCGCCGCGATCGACCCATTCGACAAAGAAGAGATCACCCGACTGATGCTCCGAGAGCTCAACGCCCTGATCGACCTGCCCGACTGGTCGCTGGCCGCCCGCTGGCACGGCGTGTACGCGGTGCAGCCTTCGGGCGACGTGCAGTTCGTCCATCAGCCGGCCGAAGGGGTCGCGATTGTCATCGCCACGGGGGGCTGCGGCATGACGCTGTCGTTCGGGCTGGCCGAGCAGATGGCCCAGCGGCGCGACCCGGCGTCGTGGGCCCAGTACGCATCCGCCGCACACACTCGCTAA
- a CDS encoding phosphonate degradation HD-domain oxygenase, whose product MVDGKTKCIDEEIGALFESRGGSLYGGEGVTQLEHALQAADLAERQGASSELIAAALLHDIGHLLHDLPDDAPDRGVDDAHEYLGAAWLAARFPPAVLEPVRMHVASKRYLCAAEPGYWDSLSEPSKVSLTLQGGPMSADECSAFRAGPHCRACLAVRRWDDLAKVAGLETPPLTHFLEHVRRAALGAPAPA is encoded by the coding sequence ATGGTAGACGGCAAGACGAAGTGCATCGACGAAGAAATCGGCGCCCTGTTCGAATCGCGGGGCGGCTCGCTCTACGGCGGCGAAGGGGTGACGCAGCTCGAGCACGCGTTGCAGGCGGCCGACCTGGCCGAGCGGCAGGGCGCCTCCAGCGAGCTGATCGCCGCGGCGCTGCTGCACGACATCGGGCACCTGCTGCATGACCTGCCGGACGACGCCCCCGACCGCGGCGTCGACGACGCCCACGAGTACCTCGGCGCCGCGTGGCTGGCCGCGCGTTTCCCGCCGGCGGTGCTCGAGCCGGTGCGGATGCACGTGGCGTCCAAACGGTACCTGTGCGCCGCCGAGCCGGGCTACTGGGACTCGCTGAGCGAGCCGTCGAAGGTTAGCCTCACCCTGCAGGGGGGACCGATGTCCGCCGACGAGTGCAGCGCGTTCCGCGCGGGGCCGCACTGCCGCGCGTGCCTGGCGGTGCGGCGCTGGGACGACCTGGCGAAGGTCGCCGGCCTCGAGACCCCGCCGCTGACGCACTTCTTGGAACACGTCCGCCGTGCGGCGCTGGGCGCACCCGCCCCGGCCTAG
- a CDS encoding AraC family transcriptional regulator, whose translation MPDPTRVALLIDTATSWGAGLIEGITDYGQQDRNWVFFVEPRGKYDRMTLPDGWAGHGVIARITHQELADQLIEAQTPAVNVSWYPFGEQQIPRCTCDEVAAAKMAADYFFRKGFRQFAYCGSSLRPLYHDRFGDAFVAMVQQAGFACPRYSPGDQPARGWDRQRDALAGWLRSLPRPVAVLTFDDLQGRQVTEACAQAGILVPQDASVLGGEHDALSSRISRPPLSGIDHSPQEVGRQAAAMLDRLMRGQPLPDRALLVPPRRIVVRQSTDRVAVPDDLLASALRYIRAHFQEAIKIADILREVPLSRRSLEKGFREHLGRTPRDEIRRVRVEEAVRLLCDTPMPVTKIAAACGYDRPELLTRAFRRELGRTPSDFRKRSGAGATA comes from the coding sequence ATGCCCGATCCGACGCGCGTCGCCCTGCTGATCGACACCGCGACCAGCTGGGGCGCCGGGCTGATCGAGGGGATCACCGACTACGGCCAGCAAGACCGCAACTGGGTGTTCTTCGTCGAGCCGCGCGGCAAGTACGACCGCATGACGCTCCCCGACGGCTGGGCCGGCCACGGCGTGATCGCGCGGATCACCCACCAGGAGCTGGCCGATCAGCTCATCGAGGCCCAGACCCCCGCGGTCAATGTCTCGTGGTACCCCTTCGGCGAGCAGCAGATCCCACGCTGCACCTGCGATGAAGTCGCCGCCGCGAAGATGGCGGCCGACTACTTCTTCCGCAAGGGCTTCCGTCAGTTTGCGTACTGCGGCTCGTCGCTCCGGCCCCTCTACCACGACCGCTTCGGCGACGCGTTTGTGGCGATGGTCCAGCAGGCGGGCTTTGCCTGCCCGCGGTACTCCCCGGGCGACCAGCCGGCCCGCGGGTGGGACCGGCAGCGCGACGCCCTGGCGGGCTGGCTCCGGTCGTTGCCGCGGCCCGTCGCGGTGCTCACGTTCGACGACCTGCAGGGCCGACAGGTCACCGAGGCCTGCGCCCAGGCCGGCATCTTGGTGCCCCAGGACGCGTCGGTGCTCGGCGGAGAGCACGACGCGTTGAGCAGCCGGATCTCGCGCCCGCCTCTCTCCGGCATCGATCACTCGCCGCAAGAGGTGGGCCGACAGGCGGCCGCCATGCTCGACCGCCTGATGCGGGGCCAGCCCCTCCCCGACCGGGCGCTGCTGGTCCCCCCACGGCGGATCGTGGTGCGGCAGTCGACCGACCGCGTGGCGGTGCCGGACGACCTGCTGGCCAGCGCGCTCCGCTACATCCGGGCCCACTTTCAGGAAGCGATCAAGATCGCCGACATCCTGCGCGAGGTGCCGCTGAGCCGGCGTTCGTTGGAAAAGGGCTTCCGCGAGCACCTGGGCCGCACGCCGCGCGACGAGATCCGCCGCGTGCGCGTCGAAGAGGCGGTGCGGCTGCTGTGCGATACGCCGATGCCGGTGACGAAGATCGCCGCGGCGTGCGGCTACGACCGGCCGGAGCTGCTGACCCGCGCCTTCCGACGCGAGCTGGGCCGCACCCCGTCGGACTTCCGTAAACGCAGCGGCGCAGGGGCCACCGCGTAG
- a CDS encoding PEP-CTERM sorting domain-containing protein, with protein sequence MKRHLWTYSAAAVLMGALQPHALGVVLFEENFDGLLPTLGGSVNERVGTALVTRVASDPDSTPLSGVWSASAAGWTVDNGLNEYDGVPTLTPGVAGLGVDDYGVDEWQGWSFPRKDFWVAAAGDQRRSEFGALSGASGTIAVVDPDEYYDLGDPDNAVNGGYYSSALRSSTFPVVAGGFYGLGFDSSWRDEAFDDATPTLTDQNNQAVEVIASFDVGGSVQVVKWNSDSTAGNPFFKDDAPDEPFLSDGSNYFFEAPAGASSASLSFRIANAGNDWWWAVDNIQVDDLSGGAGTVFAEDFESSVTLGDSVNERLGAGAKVTSAPGSVSTVLGVDYPTSSRPESFTHTPPAQWNVDNAGTPGVGDDNLGALEWEQWSFVTPEFFQFAGGSGREEFAKGTGVFAVADGDNWDDLASPGQNGDLLTLLKTPLISLAGLADGELVKVAFDSSWRPEDDQVAVLTALLDGAAVELLRWESGSASPFFHARNTNESVAIFFDPAGASELQLTFDYAGNNDWWWAIDNVSVTSSATVPEPSTAMLFGAVIAAGGLLRRKRK encoded by the coding sequence ATGAAGCGACACCTGTGGACGTACAGCGCCGCGGCCGTGCTGATGGGCGCGTTGCAACCCCACGCCTTGGGCGTGGTGCTGTTTGAAGAGAACTTCGACGGCCTGCTGCCGACGCTCGGCGGCAGCGTCAACGAACGCGTTGGCACGGCGCTTGTTACGCGGGTCGCCTCGGACCCCGACTCCACGCCGCTCTCGGGCGTCTGGAGCGCCTCGGCCGCCGGCTGGACCGTGGACAACGGGCTGAACGAGTACGACGGCGTCCCGACGCTCACCCCCGGCGTGGCCGGTTTGGGGGTCGACGACTACGGGGTCGACGAGTGGCAGGGGTGGAGCTTCCCCCGCAAGGACTTCTGGGTCGCGGCGGCGGGAGACCAACGCCGATCGGAGTTCGGCGCCCTCTCGGGGGCCTCGGGGACTATCGCTGTGGTCGACCCCGACGAGTACTACGACTTGGGAGACCCCGACAACGCCGTGAACGGCGGCTACTACAGCAGCGCCCTGCGCAGCAGCACCTTCCCGGTGGTAGCGGGGGGCTTCTACGGCCTCGGCTTCGACTCGAGCTGGCGGGACGAGGCGTTCGACGACGCGACCCCCACGCTCACCGACCAGAACAACCAAGCGGTCGAGGTGATCGCCTCGTTTGACGTCGGGGGGAGCGTGCAGGTCGTGAAGTGGAACTCCGACTCCACCGCCGGCAACCCGTTCTTCAAGGACGACGCCCCGGACGAGCCGTTCCTCAGCGACGGCTCGAACTACTTCTTCGAGGCCCCCGCCGGGGCTTCGTCGGCGTCGCTTAGCTTCCGCATCGCCAACGCCGGCAACGACTGGTGGTGGGCGGTCGACAACATCCAGGTCGACGACCTCTCCGGCGGCGCCGGGACGGTCTTCGCCGAGGACTTTGAGTCCTCCGTGACCCTGGGCGACAGCGTGAACGAACGCCTTGGCGCCGGCGCCAAGGTCACCTCGGCGCCCGGCAGCGTCTCGACCGTGCTGGGGGTCGACTACCCGACGTCGTCCCGCCCGGAGTCGTTTACCCACACGCCGCCGGCTCAGTGGAACGTCGACAACGCCGGCACGCCCGGTGTGGGCGACGACAACCTTGGCGCCCTGGAGTGGGAGCAGTGGAGCTTCGTGACGCCGGAGTTCTTTCAGTTCGCCGGCGGCAGCGGCCGTGAAGAGTTTGCCAAGGGGACGGGCGTGTTCGCCGTGGCCGACGGCGACAACTGGGACGACCTCGCCAGCCCCGGCCAGAACGGCGACCTGTTGACCCTGCTCAAGACGCCCCTGATCAGCCTCGCGGGGCTGGCCGACGGAGAGCTCGTGAAGGTCGCCTTCGACTCCAGTTGGCGTCCTGAAGACGACCAGGTAGCGGTGCTCACCGCGCTCTTGGACGGCGCCGCCGTTGAGCTCCTCCGCTGGGAGAGCGGCTCGGCCTCGCCCTTCTTCCACGCCCGCAACACGAACGAGTCGGTGGCGATCTTCTTCGATCCCGCCGGCGCCTCGGAGCTTCAGTTGACCTTCGACTACGCCGGCAACAACGACTGGTGGTGGGCGATCGACAACGTCAGCGTCACGAGCTCCGCCACGGTCCCGGAGCCTTCGACCGCGATGCTGTTCGGGGCCGTGATCGCCGCCGGCGGGCTGCTGCGTCGCAAGCGCAAGTAG
- a CDS encoding DUF1559 domain-containing protein, translating into MDRQTRRVRDPRAAFTLVELLVVIAIIGILVALLLPAVQAAREAARRSQCSNNLKQIGLAVMNYESSRSRLPPGAYLGEGSSWSAFILPYLEEGASFDGLSIGEDDQGNFQWGSPGGAEYASVAALGDKYRNVQLVETVFSVYRCPSMALPEHLYDLSADSYLVMRRVPASYLGIASGLAQNQFPSFWLRVKKKPSAQPLWEGADGVLVGVHHQQDTRTGRIALRKITDGTSKTGMIGEAVSDVETIGSLGRTPEDKRGDRKDHWHGGSDDIDTSIGSDSYSDMSEFLGSTGVGVNLQGTPQENQQVCRSADSVTCQALQLSLGSEHAGIVQVLYVDGHVEAIDENIDAAPWSDLGTRAGQSFNNGGADRR; encoded by the coding sequence ATGGATCGCCAAACCCGCCGTGTCCGTGACCCCCGTGCAGCGTTCACGCTCGTAGAGCTGCTGGTGGTGATTGCTATCATCGGCATCCTCGTCGCCCTGCTGCTGCCGGCGGTGCAGGCGGCTCGGGAGGCGGCCCGCCGGTCGCAGTGCTCAAACAATCTCAAGCAGATCGGCCTGGCGGTGATGAATTACGAGTCGTCCAGGAGCAGGCTCCCGCCGGGCGCCTACCTGGGCGAAGGGAGCTCGTGGTCGGCGTTCATCCTCCCCTACCTAGAAGAGGGTGCGTCGTTCGACGGCCTCTCGATCGGCGAAGACGACCAGGGCAACTTCCAGTGGGGCTCGCCCGGGGGCGCCGAGTACGCCTCGGTCGCCGCGCTCGGCGACAAGTACCGCAACGTGCAGCTTGTCGAGACCGTTTTCTCGGTTTATCGCTGCCCGTCGATGGCTCTGCCTGAACACCTCTACGACCTCTCGGCCGACAGCTACCTCGTGATGCGGCGCGTGCCGGCATCGTACCTGGGCATCGCCAGCGGCTTGGCCCAGAATCAGTTCCCCAGCTTCTGGCTGCGGGTCAAGAAGAAGCCGAGCGCCCAGCCCCTGTGGGAGGGCGCCGACGGCGTGCTGGTTGGGGTCCACCACCAGCAGGACACCCGCACCGGTCGGATCGCCCTGCGGAAGATCACCGACGGCACGAGCAAGACCGGCATGATCGGCGAGGCGGTCAGCGACGTCGAGACGATCGGTTCGCTCGGGCGGACCCCCGAGGACAAACGCGGCGACCGCAAGGACCACTGGCACGGCGGCAGCGACGACATCGACACCTCGATCGGCAGCGACAGCTACAGCGACATGTCGGAGTTCCTCGGCTCAACCGGCGTGGGCGTCAACCTGCAGGGCACGCCACAGGAGAACCAGCAGGTGTGCCGGTCGGCCGACTCGGTCACCTGCCAGGCGCTGCAGCTCTCGCTCGGCAGCGAGCACGCCGGCATCGTGCAGGTGCTGTACGTCGACGGGCACGTTGAAGCGATCGACGAGAACATCGACGCGGCGCCGTGGAGCGACCTGGGGACCCGCGCGGGTCAATCGTTCAACAACGGCGGCGCCGACCGTCGCTAA